Sequence from the Molothrus aeneus isolate 106 chromosome 7, BPBGC_Maene_1.0, whole genome shotgun sequence genome:
CTTAACATCGTTCATTGCCACCCCACGATTAGGTCCCAAGAAGTTTGCTTAAAGGCCTGCTCCAACTTCACTGCTGTTCTTCCTGTATAACTTCAGTCTTTGCTGCCTGAAACTTGATTCATACCTTGGTTTCCAGCAGTTTCAACTGGAATTTATGATGCTTTGAAGCTATCAGTGTAGAACAGCTCATGATCAAAACCAGGAAAAGATACATAATTGTAAGATGTGGGCATCCCATAAGGAAAACAGATAAATACagtaaatttttattaaatctaTCTTCCAGTTATCAAACTGGACTATTGAACTTCTGTATTGAACCACTGTGCTACTGAACTTCTAAGAAATTACTGCCACGTGCTACACATTCGGTCACTAGAAATAGAAAGTTCATAAGCCTTTCCTAACTCAGTACTTTCTTGCTGTGAATCTGAACGCAGCATCCCAAATTAATTTCTACTTTTATTGTAGGAtcagaaagaataaattttaCCAGACTCTTAATTTTCATATTAATTCTGCAAACTTCATTGTCTATCTattctttaactttttttagTAGTGATGTATTGAACAATTTACAGAATGAGAAAACTGCATGTGAAAAATTGTCAAAGAATGATCTTTCTGTGGTTTGCTGTGTCTGTCCCACATTGATGCTGCAGCTCTAGTGCACCATTTCATATTCTCCTCTGAAGGTTTGCAGGAGTACTTCCTTTTGAgtgctttttcttgttgtttttccttACAGTCATGCTTTTTATCCTGACTTATTGATCATAAGGTAAAATCAGAGTCTTCCTTCTTTGTTTAGTGTGGCCCCTGCCATAGACAATAAAAGTGGTGTCATATATTGATCATTACTTTTAAACAAGATCAGGAAGAAAGAGTTTTGGTGGTGGGGAAAAAGCTTATTAAATTAAGTCCACAGTCTATTAACTCTGGCAAAAAAGTCATGGGTTAAAAGGCtttatataaaatgaaaaaaaattaaaagtacttTTAAGTGTCCTGCTGAGTACATGTATATACTTGTGTAGCCCAACTTCTTCCTTTCTAGTTGcccagttttaaaaaataacaattcaAGAAACATTTTAGAACTCCCCCATGATGTTATAAAGTGcactgtaaaattaattttacaataATAATCTTGTATATaaataagtttatttttcaCTATCAGGGTGGGAAAAATAGACAGGAAAGTGAAATCTGTGGGGAACTTACAGGATGCTTGCACTGCTGAATTCCAGGTAATAAGATTTCACAATCACTCACAGCAAAATATTATTATTGTAACtgtgatttgtttttaatatacCTTGAACTCTTAGCCTGATTTTACATTGGAAGAGTAGAAGGTTTGTATATGAAATGTATGTTAGAATGGTTTTACCAAACAACTGAGTATCAATCTTACTTGGTTTGTGtgtcactttcttttttcttcagggTTCATCATAGCTTCTACATTTTGGAAAGTTTTCAGCATGGCCATTTTAATTCAGGTAGTCTGAAATTCTGCTACAATTCTCCTGACTATAAAAGCTACATGTTGTACACTAGAACTGGGTTCTTCAGGCTCAGTTAGTGTTCTTCATTCAGAGATGAGGCTGTTCACTAATTTAGTCAAGCTATTGCTTTCTAATTGCATCTGTTGGTTGGCAAAATCAATCTCTGCTGACAGCTTTGTGCCATGTACAATGCCACTGCCTGGCTCTTTGGAGCCTTTCCAGCATTCTTCTTCTAATCAAAAGCCATTTGTCCTGAAGATGAATCTGCATCTTTAAAACTGTCCATGCTATGTGATATTCTGAAAACAGGATGTTAATCTATATAGCCTCTTCATTAGAAAACCCAATTATAATCCAAATTTTACCACATTCAAATAATATTCTTAGCCATATATTTTGAGTTCTTCTTCTACACACTGTGAAAAAAGATTAACTACTTGTTTAGTATCAAGGCATCCATTTTGCAGGATTGATTCCATTTGACTTATCTTCTGTTTCTCCAACTCCTGTATCTCTTTGAGCATTTCTTTACCTTTGTCCTGCAAAAAGAAACATTGACTCCACTAAAAACTATACAGAGCATGTAGTAATCACGCTAATGAAATTCTGTTCTACTGCCCTTATCTTAATCTTTTAAGAGTTTCTAGGGTCCACATTTATATTGGTAGAAATCAGTATCATGACAGGTTTTCTTAAGATATCTTTCCTAATATCTAGCACTCATTTAATCTCCCTTGTCTGACAGATTGAAGGAGTATTAAAGCTCCTTTAGGTATTAGCTATCAAAACTTAAGTGGCATATGACTTACTTTTAAGAAGATGTATCTGTAAATAGAGAGATTTTACTGCTAAAAGTAAGCAGCTACCTTCCTGCTTCCCTAAAGTTCAGTGAAGTTCTGGGTTCAGCTATCTTTGTCATcttgtttcctttcctgtccaTACCAAGCAATGATCAAAGGCAAGCTCTCCTGTCCACCTGACACCAGGGGCCTGAACAGCTGTAAGAACTCTTGGCAGAGTCGTGTATTcgcctgtggctgctggggcatTTCCCCATTATGTGGCTGGTGAGGGAGTCTGTGgggggctgctcctctcctggggctcagcctgcCAGTACAGCACAGTGCTGGTTGCAGTTTCCAGTGTCAGGAACACATGCCTGCCAGCTGCCAACACCCTGGGCTTCTGGGGCACTGCATTGTTCTGTGCAATCCATCAAAGTGCATTAACTGCTATCACATTAACAAAATAGGAGCAAGGACCTTATATAAACCACCTGCTTGCATTGAAATCTAATTGAATCAACGTACCTTAATAGTTTCCATAACTACAGCAGCACTTTCATGTTTTTTATAGAGCTCATGTCTTCGATCTGGCTTACTCTGAAAACGTGGTTGCTTCTTAACTGGATCATCAGGACCAAATGTAGGGGACGTAGTTTTTAATAACTGAGTAATACCGGGCACAAAAATGAAAGGCTTGAATACAgatctagaaagaaaaaatagaacagAGATCCTTTACTGACACTGTTTTGTTAAAATTTTTGAGTCAGtaaattgctgtgttttttcccattcttcTACTTGCTTCTTTTAAGAAGAAAGTACTAAAAAACCATCTAATGGTGTTAAAGTCATTGTCACAGCAGTGTTCCATTAAGTAGGTTGGTAGATACCATTAATATACATAATGTACATTAATGTTCCTCCTACATTTTGATTGTGCTTTTTCAGGCAGAATAAGAAAACCAACCCAAAGCAAAAAGGAATATAACTAGGCAAACTGCAACACTTTTTCATTTAGATAGTTACAATTTTTTGTCCAATTTACTTGCTGCTACATCACCTGGCAGGATCTGGAGTTCCAGTAAAGAAGTGAATACAGGGCAGATTAGGCTGCTGAGGCAGTACAGACACCATGCTGCCAGTTGTCATAAATCCACCTTCCATGTTAATGCCACTCTCTTTGTCACGAAGAATTTCCATCATTATTTCAGAAGTGATAGATCCTATTCAAGATACAATACAATTATTTAGCCACAGAGCTAATACAATAACTGAATGACATGTTCCCTACAACTGGCTGCTTTTGGCAATGCCAGTTTTAGTTTGTCTGTGttggcagggggaaaaaatcatccTAATGGTAAACCTTAATATGGAATACACTTGTATTGCTTTCCCCAAAGTATTTACTTCAAAGAGAGGTGATAAGAACATGCCTTAAAAATGGGGAATAGAAAGATAAATGGTATTTCCCTGAAAGGTAAATTTCATAGGGCTACCAAATGGTCATTCACAAAGTAACTTTTCAGATGAAAATTAGTAGCTTGGATTAAATGCTGAACTTGGAGCACTCTGTGGAAGTAAGATAGATCATTATAATACTGGTTGATATTTGAACAGAGTTAATACCACTGTGATGCTTTgaagttataaaaataataacagccATGTATGGACTTTGTGTGaagctttgaaaatgaaacacCAAGACTGTCACTTgttttggagggattttttggtgagtgggtttttttaattttcaaccTTTTCAAGGAGACACTGGAGCGGCATTACATTCTACGCTCAGAAGCCACAGTAGTACATCTATTTGTAGAAAAGTCTTTATCAGCAAGCTGTGTGAGGTTTATTGCCAAGGATCTATGAAAATAATTCCTGCTCAGGAGGAACAAAACTCTTTCCACATCTGCCTGTTCAGTGATATCAGTGTTGCAGTATAGTGTATGCTGAAGCTCAGATACTGACATGGTATCACCAAACCATCCAATATTCTAACAGGCAGCTCTTGCAGGATggttttcttttcacatttgGTGTACCAGTAGAGGGTATGCTTATGGCAGAAAAACATTAGTTCACTcactctttattttttattggaAGGTATCGTCTGCCACTCCACTATTTTAGTGTTTCCCTTACTGAGTTCTAACTGCATAATATCTTTTTTATTAACTACCTTGCCCTTTCCTCTTAAAATAGTTACTCTGCTGCTAAGTTACATGTCTCCAATATTATTCTATCATACATGATCCAGGTTGCCTGTAGACAGGCATGCAGCACTACATTTCAACAAGAAGACACACTTAAGTACTCCTGTAGTTGCCTGGGAAGGTCGGGGAATTAAAGAAATCAGCAAGCTAGATGaatcaaagaaattaaaagaagcaATAGTCATTTTGTCAGCTACAACTTACAATACATTCCCTATTTTTTGAAAtatgaataatatttttctaaaaatggcCCTCACAGAGTAGGCAGCCTGGAAAACCCCCAGAACTGTAATGCCATTGACTGAAAAAGCAGGGAAGGGTAGATGAAGAAACCAGTGATTTTACTGATGCTGTAAACCAAATAGCTTTTAGTTAAGGCacctatttaaaataaatctaaacAAAGTGAACCATATGAGACTGATAACCTGAACACCTagtgggatttttaaaatggcTCAGGTAAATGCCTGAAaatggggatttagaatggaaACACAGATACAATCTCAGCATTGTTATAATACAAGTAAATACAGGTATTATGAAAATGCTTTCAGTATTCAGAACCTGCAATTCCCAAAATGAATGCAGGATTTACATGATCACCAGAGCAAGACAGCAAAAGTAATTCACTTTGATGCATTAACTAAATGCTAAACCTGGTCTGGCAGAGTTCagccaaataaataaaagaaacataGGGGTGCAATGTAATCTTGATTCAGATTAATTACTTCAAATGAGCATGTGAATACAGCTACAGCAAAAACCTGCTAGATGGATGCAGTTAGAAGTGAAGTAATAGGTTCATTCTTTAGGAGTCTGAAAAGTAAGTGTTTGAATTAGTGACTGCTTagagaacagaaaattattttgttctgcTCTTGGTGTGTTTTAGTAGACTACACAAGTTTAGAGTAGGCATTACAGTGAAACgacaaagatttaaaaattattgtcaAAAATGAATGTAAGGTGTGTATGTGAATGCTTGCTGTTGCCTTATATAAATGGTACCTGATTGAAGCTGTTCATAAGGTTCTTTGTGGCTGCAAACTGCTGGGAATCTGTTTTAGCCTCTAGTATTTTTCCTTAGCAGTACAGTAATATTATGTAGCCTATCAAAATGTTTCAGAACAGGTCTTACAGGGCATTTAGTGGTATGGTCATAATGTGACCTCTCAGGGTTGTTATTGTAGCTCTGTATGTTTGATATTTGAcccttgttttaatttttcctcctcaataaattagaaaaaaatgtatagAAACTTCCAAGTTCAGTGCTTCTCTTAGGCAAAAAGTTATTCTAGTAAGTTGTGGTTCACCAAGTCATGTGAATGATTGCCTGGATCAGATGTATAATAATTTatgattttaattaatatagctcactaaatattttgcatatcttgaaaaaaaaatcaaaaggatACCTTTGTGTTTGTTCAGAAGTTTATAGCCTTCACAATATCGGCCTCCAGATGTGGTCATTCTGGCAGTATTGACATAAGAATATGTGGCAGCAAAATCAAATTCCttttccccatcccaccagCCATTGCTTTTGGCATATTCCTTCAATTCTGGGTGTTCTCTGTCAATCTTGGTTGTGATAGAGAGCTGGTTGGAAATATTCCGTACGCCTCCTGTTTGTAAGTTGCAGAAAGAATTGTTTTAATACATTGAATGATTTTTCTTGGTATTTTGTTTACAATTAGCTTAGTAAACCAAATTAGCCCTGAAGAGTTTCCTACAAGATCAGTGAGTCTGGTGGTTTATTTCTGGCCCTCTCTCCCCAGCTAGATGTATTTTCCTGATTGAATTTTCACCACCACTCATTTCTGACTCATTTGCTTCTATTGCCAGCATTGTATTACAGGTTCTGTCCTGATTATTCCCACCTTCACTTTCTTCTTCTGAGACATCCAAAGATCGAGTTTGTCCTCCTTAAGTTCACTGGAAGAATCAGCCACTTCATGGCCCAGTACATCAATCCTGTCCCCAAATGAGATTGTCATGGATTCCTACCATCCTTAAGACCACACATACTGCTGTCATTCTCATGCTGACTTTCTTGCTGTCCTCTGTTTTCCAAGTGCAGGAGTGGTTACCTCTGGCTCTCAAAAGGCCCCTGTCACTCAGCTTCTCTGACAAACTGCCAGCTACTCCACGGTCGTGCCCCAGGAAGCAATGCCTGTTGTTTACAGGCACATGTATGCAGCTCGAGCTTAGTTTGATGCCTTAATGAAATGGTAAATCAAAACTGGAGAACTCCAAGAGGTCATAGCACTTGAAATGTTTAGAACAA
This genomic interval carries:
- the SCRN3 gene encoding secernin-3, whose amino-acid sequence is MVPRPPPLSCDTFVALPPAAPGGRVVFGKNSDRPADEVQEVVHFPAAAHPPGAALECTYISIEQVERTHAVVLSRPSWLWGAEMGANEHGVCIGNEAVWGREEVCDGEALLGMDLVRLGLERADTAEKALSVIVDLLEKYGQGGNCMESNMAFTYHNSFLIADRKEAWVLETSGKYWAAEKVEGGVRNISNQLSITTKIDREHPELKEYAKSNGWWDGEKEFDFAATYSYVNTARMTTSGGRYCEGYKLLNKHKGSITSEIMMEILRDKESGINMEGGFMTTGSMVSVLPQQPNLPCIHFFTGTPDPARSVFKPFIFVPGITQLLKTTSPTFGPDDPVKKQPRFQSKPDRRHELYKKHESAAVVMETIKDKGKEMLKEIQELEKQKISQMESILQNGCLDTKQVVNLFSQCVEEELKIYG